The proteins below come from a single Natrinema sp. SYSU A 869 genomic window:
- a CDS encoding DegT/DnrJ/EryC1/StrS family aminotransferase produces the protein MSDSIPLFEIPWDQRDVANAVDSITRGSYWANGPYVEAFEDGLEEYLGVNHAVTVNSGTTAVVAALTAYGVGEGDEVIVPSFTFIATANAVRLVGATPVFADIQREAYGLDPAAVADAISTETAAILPVHPYGAPCEIDALADLATDAGIPLIEDAAEAFGAEYRGQTVGTIGDAAALSFCQNKILPTGEGGAVVTDDDDIARRVERYRSHGRASNEYFNSADSGEYVGLGTNIRMSDLVASIGCSQLEKVDDLIAGRRYAAEQLSTALADVRGVEPHTAAGRGRHVYQLYTVTLEPDVDRAAVIDALAERDIASKIYWEPGVHRTRAYRDRDGPQPDPLPVTEDVTGRVLSLPMHPELRPHEIERIAAGVRAGIERGRSTVSRIGPRGMPSN, from the coding sequence ATGAGTGACTCGATACCGTTGTTCGAAATCCCATGGGACCAGCGGGACGTGGCCAACGCCGTCGACTCGATCACACGGGGCAGTTACTGGGCGAACGGTCCCTACGTCGAGGCGTTCGAAGACGGCCTCGAGGAGTACTTAGGCGTCAACCACGCGGTGACGGTCAACTCGGGAACGACGGCGGTGGTTGCAGCGCTGACGGCCTACGGCGTCGGCGAGGGGGACGAGGTGATCGTCCCGTCCTTTACGTTCATCGCGACAGCCAACGCCGTTCGGCTCGTCGGCGCGACGCCGGTGTTCGCCGATATTCAGCGCGAGGCATACGGGCTCGATCCGGCGGCCGTCGCCGATGCCATCTCCACGGAGACGGCGGCAATCCTCCCGGTCCATCCCTACGGTGCGCCCTGCGAAATCGATGCACTCGCGGACCTTGCCACTGACGCGGGGATTCCGCTGATCGAGGACGCGGCCGAAGCGTTCGGAGCCGAGTATCGAGGCCAAACGGTGGGAACGATCGGCGACGCCGCCGCGTTGAGTTTCTGTCAGAACAAGATTCTCCCGACGGGCGAGGGCGGTGCCGTCGTGACGGACGACGACGATATCGCCCGGCGGGTCGAACGGTACCGATCGCACGGGCGCGCGTCCAACGAGTACTTCAATTCGGCAGATAGCGGTGAGTACGTTGGTCTCGGGACGAACATCCGAATGTCCGATCTCGTCGCCAGTATCGGCTGTTCCCAACTCGAGAAGGTCGATGACCTCATCGCGGGTCGGCGATACGCGGCCGAGCAGCTGTCGACTGCGCTGGCCGATGTTCGCGGCGTCGAACCGCATACGGCTGCTGGCCGCGGCCGCCACGTATATCAACTGTACACCGTCACCCTCGAACCGGACGTCGACCGAGCGGCCGTTATCGATGCGCTGGCCGAGCGAGATATCGCGTCGAAGATCTATTGGGAGCCCGGCGTCCATCGCACGCGAGCGTACCGCGACCGGGATGGTCCCCAGCCGGACCCGCTTCCCGTCACTGAAGACGTGACCGGTCGCGTGCTTTCGTTGCCGATGCATCCCGAACTGCGGCCCCACGAGATCGAGCGCATTGCAGCCGGCGTCAGAGCCGGGATCGAACGCGGTCGATCGACCGTCTCGCGGATCGGGCCTCGAGGGATGCCATCCAACTGA
- a CDS encoding VOC family protein, whose product MDGTLDHTMIRVADLEESLDWYQTHLEYEEKDRYEGDGFTIVYLGPEEMHEDGAMLEITHNEGEEPEVGDSWGHIAVRVPEGELEDCYQQLMDEGVEDYRDPESCGGNYAFVKDPDGHEIEIVQRETGALWSLDHTMIRVEDADEALGFWTRKFEYDEVGRWEADSFANYFVEPADAADEAMSVELTYNYDGRTYEMGDAWGHLCIRIDDLEDDWDQLMEREAADYRDPESCDNMYAFTKDQDGHEIELIERDLEADTLFPF is encoded by the coding sequence ATGGACGGAACGCTCGATCACACGATGATCCGCGTCGCTGACCTCGAGGAATCGCTCGACTGGTACCAGACGCACCTCGAGTACGAGGAGAAAGATCGCTACGAGGGCGACGGCTTCACCATCGTCTATCTCGGGCCCGAGGAGATGCACGAGGACGGAGCGATGCTCGAGATTACCCACAACGAGGGCGAGGAGCCCGAAGTAGGCGATTCGTGGGGCCACATTGCAGTCCGCGTCCCCGAGGGCGAACTCGAGGACTGCTACCAGCAGCTCATGGACGAGGGCGTCGAGGACTACCGCGACCCCGAGTCCTGTGGCGGGAATTACGCCTTCGTGAAGGATCCCGACGGCCACGAGATCGAGATCGTCCAGCGCGAGACCGGTGCGCTCTGGTCGCTCGACCACACGATGATCCGTGTCGAGGACGCCGACGAGGCGCTGGGCTTCTGGACCCGTAAATTCGAGTACGACGAGGTCGGCCGCTGGGAGGCCGACTCCTTCGCGAACTACTTCGTCGAACCCGCAGACGCCGCCGACGAAGCGATGTCCGTCGAACTCACCTACAACTACGACGGCCGCACGTACGAGATGGGCGACGCTTGGGGCCACCTCTGTATCCGCATCGACGACCTCGAGGATGACTGGGACCAGCTCATGGAACGAGAAGCCGCCGACTACCGTGATCCCGAGAGCTGCGACAATATGTACGCCTTCACTAAAGACCAGGACGGCCACGAAATCGAACTCATCGAGCGCGATCTCGAGGCCGACACGTTGTTCCCGTTCTAA
- a CDS encoding Na+/H+ antiporter NhaC family protein gives MATYGALSVLPPLLAIVLAIVTRRPMLALFLGIWSGAVVYTESLGIAQTFDWIVSAIIVDEGFHVQILVFTLLLGSGVALIWRLGGAIAVRRWATDHLESQRTVGLTTWGLGLVMFFDDYANTAIVGSTMRELSDELRISREKLAYIVDSTAAPVATLGISSWVAFQLSLISTAYDDMGVAGEAPTAFATFVRSIPYNTYALLAIVMVGIVVYTGRDYGEMLDAEHRARTTGAVNREGAQPLQKVEEDLGEPIDKRPMLRTFFAPVVVLIGVTLAGAFWTGYQSWLSSQAESGAPTAFGAAVDEVGFTQVLIDIVGAGDFATALIWGSFAMVATAIAIGLAYGLFDIGDGVDTVIDGFGIMLTAVTILVLAWTISSVAETLGTGQYVANVAEPYLTTELLPVLILFVAAFVAFTMGSSWATMGLVTPIAIQVAYEFGTGFELVPVAVGAVFSGAIFGDHASPISDTTVLSATFSGADLIDHVRTQLPYALTVFLVVVGCYLLNGYLGIPPIVFLPLGVLALVGLVVGLSKLDADRKGLEPVATTPATETPGPEAELDADSPDRSE, from the coding sequence ATGGCTACGTACGGGGCGCTCTCGGTGTTGCCGCCGCTGCTCGCGATCGTCCTCGCGATCGTGACCCGCCGGCCGATGCTGGCACTGTTTCTTGGCATCTGGTCAGGCGCGGTCGTCTACACCGAGAGTCTCGGCATCGCACAGACATTCGACTGGATCGTTAGCGCGATCATCGTCGACGAGGGGTTTCACGTCCAAATCCTCGTCTTCACGTTGTTGTTGGGGTCGGGCGTCGCGCTCATCTGGCGGCTCGGCGGCGCGATCGCCGTCCGCCGCTGGGCAACGGATCACCTCGAGAGCCAGCGGACCGTCGGGCTGACCACGTGGGGACTGGGACTCGTCATGTTCTTCGACGACTACGCCAACACGGCCATCGTCGGGAGCACGATGCGTGAGCTCTCCGATGAGCTGCGCATCTCCCGCGAGAAACTCGCCTACATCGTCGACTCGACGGCGGCACCCGTCGCAACGCTGGGCATCTCGAGTTGGGTCGCGTTTCAGCTGTCACTGATCAGTACCGCCTACGACGATATGGGCGTCGCGGGCGAGGCACCGACAGCGTTCGCGACGTTCGTGAGATCGATTCCGTACAACACTTACGCGCTGCTGGCGATCGTCATGGTCGGCATCGTCGTCTACACCGGCCGGGACTACGGCGAGATGCTCGACGCCGAACATCGCGCGCGGACGACGGGGGCGGTCAACCGCGAGGGTGCACAGCCGCTCCAGAAGGTCGAGGAGGACCTGGGCGAACCGATCGACAAACGACCGATGCTTCGGACGTTCTTCGCGCCCGTCGTCGTCCTGATCGGGGTGACGCTCGCGGGCGCGTTCTGGACGGGCTATCAGTCCTGGCTCTCGAGCCAGGCCGAGTCGGGAGCGCCGACAGCGTTCGGTGCCGCCGTGGACGAGGTAGGGTTCACGCAGGTACTGATCGACATCGTCGGCGCGGGCGACTTCGCGACGGCGCTGATCTGGGGCTCGTTCGCCATGGTCGCGACCGCGATTGCGATCGGACTCGCCTATGGCCTGTTCGATATCGGCGACGGCGTCGATACCGTCATCGACGGCTTCGGCATCATGCTGACGGCGGTGACGATCCTCGTGCTCGCGTGGACGATCAGCAGCGTCGCGGAGACGCTCGGCACCGGCCAATACGTCGCCAACGTGGCTGAGCCGTACCTCACGACGGAGTTGCTCCCTGTTCTCATCCTGTTCGTCGCCGCGTTCGTCGCGTTCACCATGGGATCGTCGTGGGCAACGATGGGGCTCGTGACCCCCATCGCCATTCAGGTCGCCTACGAGTTCGGGACCGGATTCGAACTCGTGCCGGTCGCCGTCGGTGCCGTCTTCTCCGGGGCGATCTTCGGCGACCACGCTTCGCCGATCTCCGATACCACGGTGCTCTCCGCGACGTTTTCGGGTGCAGATCTGATCGACCACGTGCGCACGCAACTGCCCTACGCACTGACCGTCTTCCTCGTGGTCGTCGGCTGCTATCTGCTCAACGGCTATCTCGGCATCCCGCCGATCGTCTTCCTGCCGCTGGGCGTCCTCGCTCTCGTCGGTCTCGTCGTCGGCCTCTCGAAACTCGACGCCGACCGAAAGGGGCTCGAGCCGGTCGCGACGACCCCGGCCACCGAGACCCCCGGCCCCGAGGCCGAACTCGACGCGGATTCGCCGGACAGGTCCGAGTAG
- a CDS encoding NAD-dependent epimerase/dehydratase family protein, translating to MRWPVTADDGTSIREAMARIDRAGSGGIVRIDGKNRVVGTATAERLRRQLRAGIAVDAPLSAVIDEEPSTREVDETDRSSDALETETDRIDPVVTPVVDVDGIPADGSTVADGVERICETDRESTAVETVLVVGGAGYLGSVLCRRLLEDGFTVRVLDPVLYGEGGVAALLDRDRFSLVRGDARSVATVVDAIEGVDAVVHLGGIVGDPASELDPRKTLEYNYHSTQLLASICKYYQLNRFLFASTCSVYGRAATESGRCDETSPLNPVSLYARMKIQSEQALRDLADGNFSPTILRMATIYGRSPRMRFDLVGNVLPAKAYNEGVIPVFGGDQYRPNVHVADVARAYVECLTAPIDDVGDTVLNVGSDRQNYRIDELATIVSDCVPESAIEYHDDRTDDRSYRVSFDRIGDVLGFEPELTVRDHCRELTAAFEAGEFDDYTADRYNNRATLEGLNEFEDAAAVPDHHEPPPRETPPSKRT from the coding sequence ATGAGATGGCCAGTCACAGCAGACGACGGGACGTCGATTCGCGAGGCAATGGCCCGGATCGATCGCGCCGGCTCCGGCGGGATCGTCCGCATCGACGGCAAGAATCGGGTTGTCGGTACCGCGACGGCCGAACGGCTGCGACGACAACTGCGGGCGGGCATCGCAGTTGACGCGCCGCTGTCGGCCGTCATCGACGAGGAACCGTCCACCCGCGAGGTGGACGAGACGGACCGATCGAGCGACGCTCTCGAGACCGAGACGGATCGAATCGATCCCGTGGTCACACCGGTCGTCGATGTGGACGGGATTCCTGCCGATGGATCGACGGTAGCCGACGGGGTTGAACGGATCTGCGAGACGGACCGCGAGTCGACTGCCGTCGAGACAGTCCTCGTCGTTGGCGGCGCGGGGTATCTGGGATCAGTCCTCTGTCGACGACTCCTCGAGGACGGATTTACCGTCCGCGTGCTCGATCCGGTGTTGTACGGCGAGGGCGGAGTTGCAGCCCTGCTCGATCGGGATCGGTTTTCGCTCGTCCGCGGTGACGCTCGGTCTGTGGCGACCGTCGTCGACGCGATCGAAGGCGTCGATGCCGTCGTTCATCTCGGCGGCATTGTCGGCGATCCGGCCTCCGAACTCGATCCGCGGAAGACCCTCGAGTACAACTATCACTCGACACAGCTGCTGGCGTCGATCTGCAAGTATTACCAGCTTAATCGGTTCCTGTTCGCCTCGACCTGCAGCGTCTACGGACGGGCGGCGACCGAGAGCGGGCGCTGTGACGAGACGTCGCCACTCAACCCGGTCTCGCTGTACGCCCGGATGAAGATTCAGTCCGAACAAGCGCTTCGCGATCTCGCGGATGGAAACTTCTCGCCGACGATCCTCCGGATGGCGACGATTTACGGCCGGTCGCCCCGAATGCGATTCGATCTCGTCGGTAACGTTCTGCCCGCGAAGGCGTACAACGAGGGCGTCATTCCGGTGTTCGGGGGCGACCAGTACCGGCCGAACGTCCACGTCGCCGACGTCGCACGTGCGTACGTCGAATGTTTGACTGCCCCCATCGATGACGTGGGTGACACCGTCCTCAACGTCGGTTCCGACCGGCAAAACTACCGGATCGACGAACTCGCGACGATCGTCTCCGACTGCGTCCCCGAGTCCGCCATCGAGTACCACGACGACCGGACGGACGACCGAAGTTATCGGGTGTCTTTCGACAGAATCGGCGACGTGCTCGGATTCGAGCCCGAACTGACCGTTCGCGACCACTGTCGGGAGCTCACGGCCGCGTTCGAGGCCGGCGAGTTCGACGACTACACCGCCGATCGGTACAACAACCGCGCGACCCTCGAGGGGCTCAACGAGTTCGAGGACGCGGCAGCGGTGCCCGACCACCACGAGCCCCCGCCGCGCGAGACGCCTCCCTCGAAGCGCACGTGA